Below is a window of Candidatus Kapaibacterium sp. DNA.
GGTGGTGTTGGCTTGAAATATTTTGGAGGCGGATTTGGCGGTCAAGTTGATTATGCTATCACACCTACCGTCAACTTAGGCTTACTTAACAGATTAAGTGTTTCCATGAATTTTGGTTCCTAATCTGCGTATGTTTATTATTCAATTGCCGTTAAGTTAATTATGCTTAACGGCAATTTTTATAAAAAAATAACAGGTATTACAATGAAAAATATTGTGCTTTTGTTAATTTTTGTTTCGTATGCGGCTTATTCTAATCCGCTATTTGTTGCGATTGACCATACATCTTTTATGGATGAATCCGGAAATTATTCTTGGGAATTGACATATTCATTTCAAAATAATATTTTAACTTATATTGACCAAGACAAGTTAGGATATTATTACGGAGAATTGTTTTTCGATATCGAAATCAGTAGCTCTACCCAATCTATTTTGACAGAACAATGGGTTGTGGCTTCAAAAGTTGAATATGTCAATAAAGACAAAGTTATGAATTTATTAGGTAGGAAGTCATTTCAACTCCAACCCGGACAGTACAAAGCTAAATTAAAAGTTCTCGATGTATATGATGATGAGAGGAATATCGAGACTGAAATTGTCTTTATAGTTGATAAAGTTGATGCTAATAATATTAATTTAAGTATGCCTGTTTTTGCTTATGATATTGATAATGCCGTCAACCCGAAAACTAATTGGGATATGATGTTTTTACGCGGGAACTACTACATATTGCCAAATTCGGCGTTGGAATTCGTTGGAGAATCTCATAATATTAAAGGTTTTTTCGAAGTTTATAATGCTGATAAATTCGCCCAAAGTGGCTATAATATTAGCTATCGTATTTTTGATGGTGCCAAACGTGGTTTGAAAAGTTTTAATGCTGAAATCAAAGATAACAAAACAGTTCAAATGATTCCATTTGATTTAGCTTTGGATACTGTTGCATCAGGTGTTTATTATTTGCAAATTGTACTTTCATATCCAATAGATTCTCCGGTTGATTCGATTGAAGTTGAAAAGAAATTCTATATTAATAATCCAACAAAACCACCTGTTCATAAGATTTACTTTACCGAAAATGAAATGTTCCAAAAAAGCGAATTTGCTACTTTAGATAAGTGGGCGGTAGAAGATGAATTCCGAAAAGCATCTGTTATTGCTGAACCGGCAGAAAAGGATCAATTTGAATCTCTTTCAACTTTACAAGCAAAGCAAAGATTTTTGTTTAGGTTTTGGTACATTCGGGATTCGGATACAACTACCAATATCAATGAAACGCTCATCGAGTTCAGAAGAAGAGAAGAATACGCCAACACTTACTTCAATACAGGCTATGTAAAAAATGGTTGGGGCTCTGACAGAGGTAAAGTATTATTAAAATATGGAATGCCTTCTCGTAGAGAACAATATGACGGGCATTTTGGTTATAATTCTTACGAAGAATGGATGTTCGAAAATGTTCAAGGTGGCGCCAAATTCTATTTTGTTGACCGAGTCGGAAATGGGCATTTTAGATTGGTACATTCTACAGCAAGAGGTGAAATTTATAATGAGAATTGGTATAATGATTACGTACCATCAACTCGTGATATAAAGTTAGATGATGCGCATCCAACACCGAGCCCTGTCAGATAATGAAGCGTTTAAATATCATAATTGATTACCTCATATTGTTAATTGTGATGTGCTTAGGCTTTATTTCAAGATTTTTGACTATTAAATCTCGGGGTAAATTCGGACAGTTCGTTGGTCGCTTTCTAATGATTTCGAGACGGCGAAAAAAAATCACTTTTGATAATATAAAGACTGCCTTTCCGGAATATACTGAAGAGCGGATTCAGGAAATTCTTGTCGGTTCATATCATAATCTCGGAATTACTATGATGGAATTATTGGCTTTTCCCTATCTCAAGATTGAAGGGTTGAGGCAATATATGAAATATGAAAATGAAGATTTATTCAGGCAAATCCACTCTTGTGGAAAAGGGATGATATTATTATCCGGTCATTACGGAAATTGGGAAATGTTGGCTTGCACTGCCGGTGCTTTCTCAAAAATCCCTATCACCATTGTTGTCAAACCACAGCGTAACAAATTTATAGACCATTACCTGAATCAATATAGGACTATGTACGGAAATTCGGTAGTTCCAATGTCTAAAGCTGCAAAAAGCATGATAAAGGCTATCAAAAACAACGAAGCTATTGCATTGCTTGTTGACCAGAGTGCTGATGCAAGTAAGGATATTTTTGTTGAATTTTTTGGAAGAAAAGCTGTTACTTACGAGGCACCGGCTTCGTTAGCTTTACGCTTAAATGTACCAATAATAATTGGATTTGCTGTAAGAACTTCTGATTTCACTTATAATGTAGAATTGATTGAATTGAAGCATGATGATTTGAGTAATGACAGCATAGGCATTGCCGAGCTCACCAAACGCCATGTAGCTATATTGGAGAATATGATTAGAAAGCATCCGCATCTGTGGGCATGGCAACACAATCGTTGGAAGCATAAAGTACCAAATTACGCAAATGAATAATCAGTTTCAAAATATTGCTGTATTGCAAACTGCTTTCCTTGGTGATGTTGCTCTTGCCATGCCATTGTGTAATGCTCTGAAGAGAATTTATCCTAATTCTCGGCTGACATTTATTACTACAAAAGCTGCAAGTCCAATTGCCGAAATTGTATCAAGTATTGATGAAGTCATCGAATTCGATAAACGAAATTCTCATAGTGGATTCAAAGGGACTCTCGCTTTTGGCAAATTTCTGAAAGTGTTCAAATTTGATTTATTCGTTTCCTTACATCGTTCCTTTCGTTCTTCATTGATTGCCAAACTTGCCAAAGCAGATTATTCGATTTCTTATGACACTGCTGTGCTATCATTTTTATTTGACAAAAAATGCAAGTATCGGCTGCACGAACATGAAATCAGAAGGAATCTGAATTTTTTAGGATGCATAGGCAAAGGTGAGTTCATTGATGAAAATGATAATCCCGCTGTCAATCTAAATTTCCCCGATTATGACACAAACTATGTCGAGCAATATCTAAATCAGATTGGCAAGAATTCTAATAAAATTGCATTAATTGCCCCAAATTCTGTTTGGGAAACTAAAAAGTGGACAAAAACCGGCTATATCAATTTAGCTGAAATTTTGACAAGTAGGGGATTCAATGTACTGATTATAGGCTCACATTCCGATAAGGCTTATTGCGATGAAATAGCTCAAAAAACCGGAGCTATAAATACTTGTGGCAATTTCACTATTCCTCAGACTATTTATCTGATGAAAAAATCTCAATTTTTAGTTTGCAATGATAGCGCCCCTATTCACTTTGCAGGGATGGTTAATTGTCCGGTTGTTGCCATTTTCGGACCAACATCTCCGTTGTTCGGCTTTTATCCACGCTCTCAGCAAAGCACTGTCATCGAAAGGGCGGAGCTTAATTGCAAGCCATGTGAAATTCATGGAAACAAAAAATGTCCCATAGGGACATTTGATTGTATGAATCTTATCAAAGCTGAGGAAGTAGCCCACGCTACGATGAACATCACTTCGACTCAGACAACTCAATAATTCGCTCATATTGTGCCATACTTAACGGCATCACAGATAATCGAGTATGCCTTATAAGAGGGACTTCGGAAAGCGACTTATCAGCTTTAATAGCTGTCAAAGTTACGTAATTTTTCAATTCTTTAACGAATGTTAGCTCAACTGCTACCCATCTGTCATCTTCAGCTGTCGTGTCCTTAAAGGCTTGTTTAGTAACTTTTGCAATTGCCCGAACGTCTTTATCTGTCTGGCTATGATAAATCAACACTAAGTCGCCGGTTTTCATCGAATTCAAATTAATCCGAGCTTGATGATTTGAATACCGTCCCAATTCGTTTTCTTTCTCTCTTCAGGTCATCAACTGAATGAGGTTCCAGGGTCACTTTTAACTAACCAATAATTCATAACTTATTCCAATTAATAATTTTTCAAAGCATCTTCTATGAATAATTCGAC
It encodes the following:
- a CDS encoding GWxTD domain-containing protein, whose translation is MKNIVLLLIFVSYAAYSNPLFVAIDHTSFMDESGNYSWELTYSFQNNILTYIDQDKLGYYYGELFFDIEISSSTQSILTEQWVVASKVEYVNKDKVMNLLGRKSFQLQPGQYKAKLKVLDVYDDERNIETEIVFIVDKVDANNINLSMPVFAYDIDNAVNPKTNWDMMFLRGNYYILPNSALEFVGESHNIKGFFEVYNADKFAQSGYNISYRIFDGAKRGLKSFNAEIKDNKTVQMIPFDLALDTVASGVYYLQIVLSYPIDSPVDSIEVEKKFYINNPTKPPVHKIYFTENEMFQKSEFATLDKWAVEDEFRKASVIAEPAEKDQFESLSTLQAKQRFLFRFWYIRDSDTTTNINETLIEFRRREEYANTYFNTGYVKNGWGSDRGKVLLKYGMPSRREQYDGHFGYNSYEEWMFENVQGGAKFYFVDRVGNGHFRLVHSTARGEIYNENWYNDYVPSTRDIKLDDAHPTPSPVR
- a CDS encoding lysophospholipid acyltransferase family protein, yielding MKRLNIIIDYLILLIVMCLGFISRFLTIKSRGKFGQFVGRFLMISRRRKKITFDNIKTAFPEYTEERIQEILVGSYHNLGITMMELLAFPYLKIEGLRQYMKYENEDLFRQIHSCGKGMILLSGHYGNWEMLACTAGAFSKIPITIVVKPQRNKFIDHYLNQYRTMYGNSVVPMSKAAKSMIKAIKNNEAIALLVDQSADASKDIFVEFFGRKAVTYEAPASLALRLNVPIIIGFAVRTSDFTYNVELIELKHDDLSNDSIGIAELTKRHVAILENMIRKHPHLWAWQHNRWKHKVPNYANE
- a CDS encoding EVE domain-containing protein; translation: MGRYSNHQARINLNSMKTGDLVLIYHSQTDKDVRAIAKVTKQAFKDTTAEDDRWVAVELTFVKELKNYVTLTAIKADKSLSEVPLIRHTRLSVMPLSMAQYERIIELSESK
- a CDS encoding glycosyltransferase family 9 protein gives rise to the protein MNNQFQNIAVLQTAFLGDVALAMPLCNALKRIYPNSRLTFITTKAASPIAEIVSSIDEVIEFDKRNSHSGFKGTLAFGKFLKVFKFDLFVSLHRSFRSSLIAKLAKADYSISYDTAVLSFLFDKKCKYRLHEHEIRRNLNFLGCIGKGEFIDENDNPAVNLNFPDYDTNYVEQYLNQIGKNSNKIALIAPNSVWETKKWTKTGYINLAEILTSRGFNVLIIGSHSDKAYCDEIAQKTGAINTCGNFTIPQTIYLMKKSQFLVCNDSAPIHFAGMVNCPVVAIFGPTSPLFGFYPRSQQSTVIERAELNCKPCEIHGNKKCPIGTFDCMNLIKAEEVAHATMNITSTQTTQ